From one Trueperella pyogenes genomic stretch:
- the rpsT gene encoding 30S ribosomal protein S20, producing MANIKSQIKRNKTNEKRRLRNKAVKSEVRTLVRKVREAAEAGQAEEAETALRVASRKLDKAVSKGVIHRNQAANRKSKLAKLVAKIEG from the coding sequence GTGGCAAACATCAAGTCCCAGATCAAGCGCAACAAGACCAACGAGAAGCGTCGTCTTCGCAACAAGGCCGTCAAGTCCGAAGTTCGTACTTTGGTTCGTAAGGTCCGCGAAGCCGCCGAGGCTGGCCAGGCTGAAGAGGCCGAGACCGCTCTGCGCGTTGCATCGCGCAAGCTCGACAAGGCTGTGTCGAAGGGCGTTATCCACCGCAACCAGGCAGCTAACCGCAAGTCGAAGCTTGCCAAGCTCGTTGCGAAGATCGAAGGCTAA
- the holA gene encoding DNA polymerase III subunit delta: MADLNLAPLVFIASAEPVLGDRAVASVRRQLRQIDPNTDIVELDASTYRSGELHVLLTPSLFGEPRAVIVPNLEQLNAVFQEEILVYIQAPETSSVMVLRHNGGQRGKKVIDALKKARVPSYTFEKVKYPNDKAKVVMQDVREAGRKMTSDAVGALVAALGSDLRELLAAVNQLMADVDGTITEEDVHTYFAGRVEATTFNVADAVVAGRSGKAVELARHAIATGNSPVAIVAAIAMKLRAMAQVLGARSTKGRPVPKLNEWQANRAKQDLRGWSGRTLARAIQITASADAEVKGLSRDAEYALERAIVGICELRGK; the protein is encoded by the coding sequence ATGGCAGACCTGAATCTTGCGCCTCTCGTTTTTATCGCCTCCGCCGAACCCGTGCTCGGGGATCGGGCGGTCGCCTCCGTACGCCGTCAGCTCAGGCAGATCGACCCGAATACGGACATCGTCGAGCTCGACGCTTCGACCTACCGCAGCGGAGAACTGCACGTGCTCTTGACCCCCTCGCTCTTCGGCGAGCCGCGTGCCGTCATCGTTCCTAACCTGGAACAGCTCAATGCCGTCTTTCAAGAGGAGATCCTGGTCTACATCCAGGCCCCGGAAACGAGCTCGGTTATGGTTCTTCGCCACAACGGCGGCCAGCGGGGCAAGAAAGTCATTGACGCCTTGAAGAAAGCTCGCGTGCCCAGCTACACCTTCGAAAAGGTTAAGTATCCCAACGATAAGGCAAAGGTAGTCATGCAGGATGTGCGCGAGGCCGGACGGAAGATGACCTCCGACGCCGTCGGTGCGCTCGTCGCCGCCCTTGGCTCCGATCTGCGTGAACTATTGGCTGCCGTCAACCAACTCATGGCAGACGTCGACGGCACGATCACTGAGGAAGACGTGCACACCTACTTTGCGGGTCGAGTCGAGGCCACGACGTTCAATGTGGCCGACGCCGTCGTGGCGGGTCGATCAGGCAAAGCCGTGGAGCTCGCCCGGCATGCGATTGCCACGGGCAATTCGCCTGTGGCAATCGTCGCAGCGATCGCGATGAAGCTACGCGCCATGGCGCAAGTCCTCGGCGCACGTTCGACCAAGGGCCGGCCCGTCCCGAAGTTGAACGAGTGGCAGGCCAACCGCGCCAAACAGGATTTGCGCGGCTGGTCGGGGCGCACTCTGGCGCGCGCCATCCAGATCACCGCGAGCGCTGATGCTGAGGTCAAGGGCCTCTCGCGAGATGCAGAATATGCGCTAGAGCGAGCGATTGTGGGCATCTGCGAGCTGCGCGGGAAATGA
- a CDS encoding Re/Si-specific NAD(P)(+) transhydrogenase subunit alpha codes for MRIGVPRESGGQTLVAATPDTVGKLSKLGYEVVVEHDAGSAASFPDSLYESAGARIVSKEEAWDADIVTALDAPALADLDLMRSGATLISRMAPGRNPDILQALSSRSITGLAMDMVPRISRAQSMDVLSSQANVAGYRAVIEAAHHFGRLFSGQVTAAGKVAPANVYVIGAGVAGLAAIGTANSMGAVVKATDVRPETAEQVESMGAGFVAIPVAAEESADGYAKEMDQEQAAAAEKLYTEQAAWADIVITTAAIPGRRSPVLLTAEAVAGMKPGSVIVDMGAANGGNVVGSRPDEVVVTDNGVVIIGYSELAARLPGQASQLYGQNIFNFFKLATPDKDGVLHLDLDDEIVRSMLVTLDERVMYPPPPVKVSAAPAPVPASSEEVTSAEAKEKSWIAKHWWKIAAGAVFTWLILTAPAGSTTHFLVFALAVVIGFYVITSVTHALHTPLMSVTNAISGIIVVGALMQVSASSVVVQILSFIAIAVASINIFGGFLVTERMLKMFHRS; via the coding sequence TTGCGTATTGGTGTACCACGTGAGTCTGGTGGTCAGACTCTGGTCGCCGCTACTCCGGACACAGTAGGGAAGCTTTCTAAGCTAGGCTATGAGGTCGTCGTCGAACACGACGCCGGCAGCGCGGCCAGTTTCCCGGACTCGCTGTATGAAAGTGCCGGGGCGCGGATAGTTAGCAAAGAAGAGGCATGGGACGCAGATATCGTCACGGCACTGGATGCCCCCGCTTTGGCGGATCTCGATCTCATGAGGTCGGGCGCGACGTTGATCTCGCGTATGGCTCCAGGTCGAAACCCGGATATCCTTCAGGCGCTTTCTAGCAGGTCAATCACCGGCTTGGCGATGGACATGGTTCCGCGTATTTCGCGTGCCCAGTCCATGGACGTCCTGTCCTCGCAAGCCAACGTGGCCGGTTATCGCGCCGTGATTGAGGCCGCCCACCACTTTGGCAGGCTATTTTCTGGTCAGGTGACGGCGGCCGGTAAGGTCGCCCCGGCGAACGTCTACGTGATCGGCGCCGGCGTCGCTGGGCTTGCCGCGATCGGTACGGCGAACTCGATGGGCGCCGTCGTGAAAGCTACCGACGTGCGTCCGGAGACTGCCGAGCAGGTTGAGTCGATGGGGGCAGGCTTCGTGGCGATCCCCGTCGCCGCTGAAGAATCGGCCGATGGCTACGCGAAGGAAATGGACCAGGAGCAGGCTGCGGCCGCAGAAAAGCTGTACACCGAACAGGCAGCGTGGGCAGATATCGTGATTACGACGGCGGCCATCCCCGGCAGGCGATCGCCTGTGTTGCTGACTGCCGAAGCGGTGGCCGGAATGAAACCGGGCTCTGTGATCGTCGATATGGGGGCGGCCAATGGTGGAAACGTGGTCGGTTCGCGTCCAGACGAAGTGGTAGTCACGGATAACGGTGTGGTTATCATCGGCTACAGCGAGCTTGCCGCACGCCTACCTGGTCAAGCCTCTCAGCTCTATGGCCAAAATATTTTTAACTTCTTCAAGCTTGCAACTCCAGATAAAGACGGCGTACTCCATCTCGATCTTGACGACGAGATCGTGCGATCGATGCTCGTTACCCTCGACGAACGCGTCATGTACCCGCCGCCACCTGTCAAGGTCTCGGCAGCACCCGCACCGGTTCCGGCGTCAAGCGAAGAGGTGACGAGCGCGGAGGCGAAGGAGAAATCCTGGATTGCCAAGCATTGGTGGAAGATTGCAGCCGGTGCAGTGTTCACCTGGCTCATCTTGACCGCGCCCGCCGGTTCGACCACTCACTTCCTGGTCTTTGCCCTCGCAGTGGTGATTGGCTTTTACGTCATCACGTCTGTGACGCACGCGCTTCACACGCCGCTCATGTCCGTGACTAATGCGATTTCCGGCATCATCGTGGTCGGTGCGCTCATGCAGGTAAGCGCGAGCAGCGTCGTCGTACAGATTCTGTCATTCATCGCCATTGCCGTGGCCTCCATCAACATTTTTGGTGGATTCCTCGTCACCGAGCGCATGCTCAAGATGTTCCATAGGAGTTAA
- a CDS encoding type II toxin-antitoxin system PemK/MazF family toxin, with protein sequence MSFMDTLASIAKSVGRSLARKASDELARSRKSVRGKSAQRAASSAGTRRAQRRPSGLPGPHDQAIEWPISRLGLPAVEYHPSRNGYPDPGEVVWAWVPFDENDGRGKDRPVLVLANIGEHVIFAQMSSKDHDQYVDYESSQGRAWFDIGSGAWDSRGRESEVRLDRLLVAHVGQVRREGATLDRARYDDVVRALKDFHG encoded by the coding sequence ATGTCATTCATGGACACCCTCGCCTCCATTGCTAAGTCGGTGGGGCGCTCGCTGGCGCGGAAAGCAAGCGACGAACTGGCACGGTCACGTAAATCAGTGCGCGGCAAGTCAGCACAGCGGGCAGCAAGCAGCGCCGGCACCAGGCGCGCACAACGACGGCCATCCGGTCTTCCCGGCCCACACGACCAGGCAATCGAATGGCCTATTTCCAGGTTGGGCTTGCCCGCCGTTGAATATCACCCTTCACGCAATGGTTACCCTGATCCGGGCGAGGTCGTCTGGGCTTGGGTACCCTTTGATGAAAACGATGGGCGCGGGAAAGACCGCCCAGTTCTAGTGCTCGCCAACATCGGCGAACACGTCATCTTCGCCCAAATGTCGAGCAAAGACCACGACCAGTACGTGGATTACGAGTCCAGCCAAGGCCGAGCCTGGTTCGACATTGGCAGCGGCGCGTGGGATTCGCGCGGGCGCGAATCAGAGGTGCGCCTCGACCGCCTCCTCGTCGCTCACGTCGGCCAGGTTCGCCGCGAAGGCGCCACACTCGATCGAGCCCGCTACGACGACGTCGTGCGCGCACTCAAGGACTTCCACGGCTAA
- a CDS encoding CsbD family protein, whose amino-acid sequence MSFDNIKHDAEDLGGKAKEAVGKATDNEDLELDGKKDQFSADVKKTASDAVEKAKGFVNDTIDKLKGEK is encoded by the coding sequence ATGAGCTTCGATAACATTAAGCACGACGCTGAAGATCTTGGCGGCAAGGCCAAAGAGGCCGTCGGCAAGGCCACAGACAACGAGGATCTCGAGCTTGACGGCAAGAAGGATCAATTCTCAGCTGACGTCAAGAAGACTGCCAGCGACGCCGTCGAGAAGGCCAAGGGATTCGTCAACGACACAATCGACAAGCTCAAGGGCGAGAAGTAA
- the pntB gene encoding Re/Si-specific NAD(P)(+) transhydrogenase subunit beta, whose protein sequence is MVAQYVNILQSWQFSFQSLAYVVAALLFILALAGLSRQTTAQRGNRVGMLGMVLVLVAIVLFVVSFAGEQQILTTVLIIVALAIGAGVGIPLARRVEMTGMPELIAMLHSFVGLAAVLVGYNSFLLVPGSDSAENAFHMGEVGLAVFIGAVTFTGSIIAFLKLSGRMSGRPLTLPMRNWLNLAAIVVSFLLIVWFAYTRSIVAGLIPLMLLTVVALALGLHLVAAIGGGDMPVVVSMLNSYSGWAAAMAGFTLGNDLLIIVGALVGSSGAYLSYIMCEAMNRSFVSVILGGFGSDGAVAEARDYGAHREISASEVADMLVDADKVVIAPGYGMAVAQAQYPVADLTRRLRERGVEVTFAIHPVAGRLPGHMNVLLAEANVPYDIVYEMDEVNDTLAQADVVLVIGANDTVNPSAQEPGSPIAGMPVIRVWEAKNVVVFKRSMGNAGYAGVQNPLFFNDNTQMLLGDAKDSVEHINAALKVLQ, encoded by the coding sequence ATGGTGGCGCAGTACGTCAATATTCTTCAATCGTGGCAGTTTAGTTTCCAGTCTCTGGCATATGTGGTCGCTGCTTTGCTGTTCATCCTCGCCCTTGCAGGCCTGTCCCGGCAGACGACAGCGCAACGCGGCAACCGCGTCGGTATGCTGGGCATGGTTCTCGTGCTCGTGGCGATTGTCCTCTTCGTCGTCTCATTCGCAGGTGAACAGCAGATTCTCACCACGGTGCTCATTATCGTGGCACTGGCCATCGGTGCTGGCGTGGGTATACCCCTTGCCCGCCGAGTAGAGATGACTGGCATGCCTGAGCTCATCGCTATGCTCCACTCATTCGTGGGTCTTGCAGCCGTGCTGGTCGGTTACAATTCTTTCCTCCTGGTTCCGGGGTCTGACTCGGCGGAGAATGCCTTCCACATGGGAGAGGTAGGCCTGGCCGTGTTCATCGGAGCAGTGACCTTCACGGGCTCGATCATTGCCTTCCTCAAATTGTCTGGGCGGATGTCCGGCCGCCCGCTAACGCTTCCCATGCGCAATTGGCTCAATCTGGCAGCGATCGTCGTTTCGTTCCTTTTGATCGTCTGGTTTGCTTACACGCGTAGCATCGTTGCAGGTCTCATCCCGCTCATGCTACTCACTGTAGTTGCGCTCGCCCTCGGCCTGCACCTTGTGGCGGCGATCGGTGGGGGCGACATGCCTGTTGTGGTCTCCATGCTCAATTCCTACTCGGGTTGGGCAGCCGCGATGGCCGGCTTCACGCTGGGTAATGACCTGCTGATCATCGTGGGAGCCTTGGTGGGTTCCTCCGGTGCTTATCTGTCATACATCATGTGTGAGGCAATGAACCGCTCCTTTGTCTCGGTGATTCTTGGCGGATTTGGTTCTGATGGGGCAGTGGCTGAGGCACGAGACTACGGCGCACACCGCGAGATTTCAGCTTCCGAGGTCGCGGATATGTTGGTCGACGCCGATAAGGTCGTAATTGCTCCCGGCTACGGTATGGCGGTGGCTCAGGCACAGTATCCGGTCGCTGACCTCACTCGGCGCCTGCGTGAGCGCGGCGTTGAGGTGACATTTGCGATTCATCCGGTTGCTGGCCGTCTGCCGGGGCACATGAACGTGCTCCTCGCCGAAGCGAACGTTCCCTATGACATCGTCTATGAGATGGACGAGGTCAATGACACGCTCGCTCAGGCCGACGTCGTCCTCGTCATCGGCGCAAACGATACAGTCAATCCGTCTGCACAAGAGCCAGGTTCACCGATTGCCGGTATGCCCGTTATCAGGGTGTGGGAGGCAAAGAACGTTGTTGTCTTCAAACGCTCCATGGGGAATGCAGGGTACGCCGGTGTTCAGAACCCGCTCTTCTTCAACGACAATACGCAGATGCTCCTCGGGGACGCGAAAGACTCAGTTGAACACATCAATGCCGCACTCAAGGTTCTCCAGTGA